The proteins below are encoded in one region of Chitinophagales bacterium:
- a CDS encoding DUF1573 domain-containing protein: MAYILLNYCIVQNDVKVFVALLWWFIFAKNFGSMNKILLACTLFFATAAIAQEAKPNPNAPVFKFQEELFDFGDIPEGPQVTHEFKFKNVGKEPLVLSNVKASCGCTTPSWPKEPVLPGKEAAVTATYNTQGRVGPFTKAISITSNASEATKVITIKGNVLSVEQEKSVPVKAPSLMAPKQ; the protein is encoded by the coding sequence ATGGCGTATATTCTTCTAAATTATTGTATAGTTCAAAATGATGTTAAGGTATTTGTTGCATTGCTGTGGTGGTTTATCTTCGCTAAAAATTTTGGTTCAATGAATAAAATACTACTTGCTTGTACATTGTTTTTTGCTACTGCGGCTATTGCACAAGAAGCAAAGCCGAATCCCAATGCGCCAGTTTTTAAATTTCAAGAAGAGTTATTCGACTTTGGCGATATACCGGAAGGGCCGCAAGTAACACATGAATTCAAGTTTAAGAATGTAGGAAAGGAACCTTTGGTATTATCAAATGTAAAAGCAAGTTGCGGGTGTACCACTCCAAGTTGGCCAAAAGAACCGGTATTGCCGGGAAAAGAAGCTGCCGTTACTGCCACTTACAACACTCAAGGAAGGGTAGGTCCTTTTACAAAAGCTATTTCTATAACGTCTAATGCCAGCGAAGCAACTAAAGTAATTACCATTAAAGGTAATGTACTGAGCGTGGAGCAAGAAAAGTCTGTTCCGGTAAAAGCGCCTTCTTTAATGGCTCCCAAGCAGTAA
- the lpxK gene encoding tetraacyldisaccharide 4'-kinase: protein MKKVLFAFPAFIFWCVTEIRNYFFDKKVINRASFQLPLIGIGNLSMGGTGKSPLVEWLLGAFSSEFKMAVLSRGYGRRTQGFAVVETESDFLHSGDEPLLFKWKFPQVPVCLSEDRVIGVPMLLHEFPETEVIVLDDVFQHRAIKPGLMLLTTEYGNLFTRDAIFPMGWLRESKKNYHRADIVIVTKCPADLTPQAAETIRAEINPFSYQRVYFTMLEYGWLNEINSNGREEQFENILLLTGIANAEPLKAHYEKGGKKVFEMNFADHHKYTNHDLEQLHEMKRNLPDKTIIVTTEKDAVRLMPFRQWFLQNEFRLYIQPVRHRFLFDGTEKFSNDIRTFITTTLEHNN, encoded by the coding sequence TTGAAAAAAGTACTGTTTGCATTTCCTGCATTTATATTTTGGTGTGTAACTGAAATTCGGAATTATTTTTTTGATAAAAAGGTAATTAATCGAGCCTCGTTTCAATTGCCGCTTATTGGAATTGGTAATTTAAGTATGGGGGGCACGGGTAAATCGCCATTGGTTGAATGGCTGCTGGGTGCGTTTTCTTCGGAGTTTAAAATGGCTGTGTTGAGTAGAGGTTACGGAAGGCGTACACAGGGTTTTGCAGTGGTGGAAACCGAATCGGATTTTTTGCACTCGGGCGATGAACCTTTGTTGTTTAAGTGGAAATTTCCGCAGGTGCCTGTATGCTTGAGCGAAGATAGGGTGATTGGTGTGCCCATGTTGCTACACGAATTTCCGGAAACGGAGGTTATTGTGTTGGATGATGTTTTTCAACACCGAGCCATAAAGCCTGGTTTAATGTTGCTAACCACAGAGTACGGAAATTTGTTTACTCGCGATGCTATTTTTCCTATGGGTTGGTTGCGCGAGAGCAAAAAGAATTATCACCGTGCCGATATTGTGATTGTAACCAAGTGTCCGGCAGATTTAACACCGCAGGCGGCAGAAACAATACGTGCAGAAATAAATCCGTTTTCATATCAAAGAGTGTATTTTACCATGTTGGAATACGGCTGGTTGAATGAAATAAACAGCAATGGAAGAGAGGAGCAATTTGAAAACATATTGTTGCTTACAGGAATAGCCAATGCAGAGCCGCTAAAGGCGCATTATGAAAAAGGCGGAAAGAAAGTTTTTGAAATGAATTTTGCAGACCATCATAAGTACACCAACCACGATTTGGAACAACTGCACGAGATGAAAAGAAATTTACCGGATAAAACTATTATAGTTACAACCGAAAAAGATGCAGTGAGGTTAATGCCGTTTCGCCAATGGTTTTTGCAAAATGAATTTCGCTTGTATATTCAACCCGTGCGCCACCGCTTTCTTTTTGATGGTACAGAAAAATTTTCAAACGATATTCGCACCTTTATTACAACAACATTAGAACACAATAATTGA
- a CDS encoding sigma-54-dependent Fis family transcriptional regulator: MDIQSIKNRFGIIGNAPGLNHAISIAERVASTNLTVLITGESGVGKEVFSHIIHQLGSRKHNPFIAVNCGAIPGGTIDSELFGHEKGAFTGASEQRKGYFETVAGGTIFLDEVGELPHGTQARLLRVLETGEFIRVGSSKVLKTDVRIIAATNVNLQHAVSAGRFREDLYYRLSTVPITIPPLRERGDDVYLLFRKFSIDFAEKHRITPIRLTDEARLLILKYTWPGNVRQLKNVAEQVSILATDREVSAAQLISIVPDIADNKLPALVQNSGGYDTASAGGFTEREILYKLIFDLKKDLNDLKHFVFDIAKGGTATHSFEEREMPQQVSFQQSINPQPVIISAEKHPVFINEKTPTFQEHETVEESLSLVDKERELIVKALKKHRNKRRDAAADLGISERTLYRKIKEYNLDE; the protein is encoded by the coding sequence ATGGATATTCAATCTATAAAAAATCGTTTTGGCATTATTGGAAATGCACCCGGCTTAAACCATGCCATTAGCATTGCAGAGCGCGTAGCATCTACCAATCTTACAGTTTTAATTACGGGAGAAAGCGGTGTGGGAAAAGAAGTATTTTCGCACATCATTCACCAACTGGGAAGCCGCAAACACAATCCGTTTATAGCTGTAAACTGCGGAGCAATTCCGGGTGGCACCATTGATTCGGAACTTTTTGGACACGAAAAAGGAGCTTTTACCGGAGCCAGCGAACAGCGCAAAGGTTACTTTGAAACCGTGGCCGGTGGCACTATTTTTTTAGACGAAGTAGGAGAACTTCCACACGGCACTCAAGCCCGCCTGCTGCGCGTATTAGAAACTGGAGAATTTATTCGCGTAGGCTCTTCTAAGGTGCTTAAAACAGATGTGCGCATTATTGCAGCTACCAACGTAAACCTGCAACATGCTGTAAGCGCAGGGCGCTTTAGAGAAGATTTATATTACCGTTTAAGCACCGTTCCAATTACCATTCCGCCATTGCGCGAAAGAGGCGATGATGTGTATTTACTCTTTAGAAAGTTCAGCATAGATTTTGCAGAAAAACACCGCATTACTCCCATTCGCCTTACCGATGAGGCACGCCTACTTATCTTAAAATACACTTGGCCCGGCAACGTGCGCCAGCTTAAAAACGTGGCAGAGCAAGTAAGTATCTTAGCTACCGACCGCGAAGTTTCTGCTGCCCAACTCATTTCTATTGTGCCGGATATAGCCGATAATAAATTACCTGCATTGGTGCAAAACAGCGGTGGATACGATACTGCATCTGCCGGAGGATTTACCGAAAGAGAAATTTTATACAAACTTATATTCGACTTAAAAAAGGATTTAAACGATTTAAAACACTTTGTATTCGATATTGCCAAAGGTGGCACCGCCACGCATTCTTTCGAAGAAAGAGAAATGCCACAGCAAGTTTCCTTTCAGCAAAGTATAAATCCGCAACCCGTAATTATTTCTGCCGAAAAACATCCTGTATTCATCAACGAAAAAACGCCAACCTTCCAAGAACACGAAACAGTAGAAGAAAGCCTTTCGCTAGTAGATAAGGAACGAGAACTTATTGTGAAAGCTCTAAAAAAACACCGCAATAAACGCAGAGATGCAGCAGCCGATTTAGGAATTTCGGAACGCACACTTTATCGAAAAATTAAGGAATATAATTTAGACGAATAA
- a CDS encoding gliding motility-associated C-terminal domain-containing protein gives MKACRCLCNDWSRIIALLILSFVLFSKSSYAQPCTSLKVAAGRDTSVCAGTSFRVGGSPTATGGLAPYSYQWTALYDTLSSTSVANPTASPYRNATYIIKVTDANGCTASDTVTITAGTCNVVCTGASGPNLLGAMGTFSEPYISPNNSTSANCIRNGSSAAPLNNIGNAKPTQTTYVYSQSSGGLGPEGRYTFVKKLGDGSTANCLHNDFRGSDHTGDGGYFMAINGSPDQAQFGGTFFRLDSIPVCPNTDYEFSAWLANLKTGMQTHAAGSFPNVAFFINNVIVAYSGQIPPTSGQWENNWQKAGGTWHSGSSAYASIRIDNYTFVAFGNDLALDDIHFKVCGPVIISRTSKTVYCVGDTVHVQDSVACTNGQPYSWFRWQRSLDGGNTWANFGNIQSSGGSAYYAATIPPFVATTALHNSMYRVVVSLDSASLAEANPSCIIIGNATTIQVKTPPVVSLPPNDTLCIGTSKNYTPTITGGNSPFQILWTNTANNNTHAAPQLSITLNSALQYRVNVIDSLGCKANDTINIAVAPEISYLKSINKNICLPNNNTITITPSGAGLPFQYLWHTGEITPNRSNLSAGSYYLTITNKYGCEKKDTSVITTTPALSSNGTVANVACFGNASGGINISVAGGTAPYAFAWSNGSSLKDLANVAAGNYSLTVTDANNCTAVQAFTVAQPAAALSSNGTVANVACFGNASGGINISVAGGTAPYAFAWSNGSSLKDLANVAAGNYSLTVTDANNCTAVQAFTVAQPKQELKSVSFKTDADCYGVQSGSAQINVTGGTPPYFYRWSNGNNTDNSNQLAVGNYYVSVFDANGCTAHNTIQIQQPDSISTHITIQHPLCSGSKTGAATLTVSGGVAPYFYQWNNNQTTSAIHHIAAGNYIVTVTDAKGCTRAATAAIQAPNTLILDWNLTNNICANENKGSINTLTSGGVQPYNYTWSNQHSTPVISNLANGNYTLTVTDKNGCTATKSATITSPSPVEVVLTISGSNSCQSNQNISATALASGGTTPFSYLWHNGFTNATLSNIAPNSTIQVIVKDKNGCIAQAADSVRIALPLEATVDLKQIGCQPNATGWAGVNVQGGAAPYRFAWSNGGRNAEIHPSQAGVYHVTVTDKNGCTASASIAISKADGFTINTIAAQTITLGESIELTTVSSSDNIQHWNWTPDDFNSGIDCNSCQSPNVQPKKTTTYLVTAIDENGCIANDTVTISIIADHTLFVPNTFSPNNDGSNDTWGVFGNLDGIKEFDLKIFNRWGEKVYESSDPHFQWNGTYLGVLQEPGVFVYYMKVIFVDGLKPEDDGKGSITLIR, from the coding sequence ATGAAAGCCTGTAGATGTTTATGTAATGACTGGAGCAGAATAATCGCCCTTCTTATCCTCTCCTTTGTACTATTTTCAAAAAGTTCGTATGCGCAACCGTGCACCAGTTTAAAGGTTGCTGCCGGGCGCGACACTTCGGTATGTGCCGGAACCAGCTTTAGAGTGGGTGGCTCCCCTACTGCCACCGGAGGACTTGCTCCCTACTCCTACCAATGGACTGCCCTCTACGATACGCTCTCATCTACATCGGTAGCCAATCCTACAGCCAGCCCTTACCGAAACGCCACTTACATCATAAAAGTAACCGATGCCAATGGCTGCACAGCAAGCGACACTGTGACTATTACAGCCGGTACTTGTAATGTTGTTTGTACCGGTGCATCGGGACCAAACCTATTGGGCGCAATGGGTACTTTTAGCGAACCGTATATTTCGCCCAACAACAGTACATCGGCAAACTGTATTAGAAACGGGTCTTCTGCTGCTCCACTCAACAATATTGGTAATGCCAAACCTACTCAAACTACATACGTATATTCGCAAAGCAGTGGAGGACTAGGCCCCGAAGGAAGATATACCTTTGTGAAAAAATTAGGCGATGGCAGTACTGCCAATTGCTTACACAACGACTTTAGAGGTTCTGACCACACAGGCGATGGCGGCTACTTTATGGCCATAAATGGATCGCCTGACCAAGCTCAATTTGGCGGCACCTTCTTTAGATTAGATTCTATTCCTGTTTGCCCCAACACAGACTATGAATTTAGCGCATGGCTTGCCAATCTTAAAACAGGTATGCAAACACATGCCGCAGGTTCTTTTCCTAATGTAGCCTTCTTTATCAACAATGTAATTGTGGCGTATAGTGGGCAAATTCCCCCTACCAGTGGCCAATGGGAAAATAACTGGCAAAAAGCGGGCGGAACATGGCATAGCGGCAGCTCAGCGTATGCTTCTATTAGGATTGACAATTATACCTTTGTAGCTTTCGGCAATGACTTAGCACTAGACGATATTCACTTTAAAGTGTGTGGTCCGGTAATTATTTCAAGAACATCTAAAACCGTTTACTGTGTGGGCGACACAGTACATGTGCAAGATTCTGTTGCCTGCACAAACGGACAGCCTTATTCTTGGTTCAGATGGCAACGCAGTTTAGATGGAGGCAATACTTGGGCAAATTTTGGCAACATACAATCTTCAGGAGGAAGTGCTTATTATGCTGCAACCATTCCTCCATTTGTTGCCACCACTGCACTTCATAATTCCATGTACAGAGTAGTGGTTTCCTTAGACTCTGCTTCTTTAGCAGAAGCCAACCCAAGTTGCATTATTATTGGAAATGCTACAACCATACAAGTAAAAACACCGCCTGTGGTTTCGCTTCCGCCAAACGATACACTCTGTATAGGTACCTCTAAGAATTACACACCCACTATTACCGGTGGCAATAGTCCTTTTCAGATTTTATGGACAAATACTGCCAATAACAATACGCATGCTGCTCCTCAATTATCTATTACACTTAACAGCGCACTTCAATACCGAGTTAATGTTATTGATTCACTGGGTTGCAAAGCAAACGATACTATAAACATTGCTGTTGCTCCCGAAATTTCATATTTAAAAAGCATCAATAAAAATATATGTCTTCCAAACAACAATACTATCACTATTACCCCCTCCGGTGCAGGCTTACCCTTCCAATACTTATGGCACACGGGTGAAATAACACCTAACAGAAGCAATCTTTCAGCAGGCTCATACTACCTTACCATTACTAACAAATATGGATGTGAAAAGAAAGATACTTCCGTAATCACCACAACTCCTGCACTCAGCTCGAATGGAACAGTTGCCAATGTGGCTTGCTTCGGCAATGCTTCGGGCGGTATCAACATTTCAGTTGCAGGTGGAACTGCGCCTTATGCCTTTGCTTGGAGCAATGGCAGTTCTTTGAAGGATTTGGCAAATGTTGCTGCGGGAAATTATTCGCTTACTGTTACAGATGCCAATAACTGTACTGCCGTACAGGCTTTTACAGTTGCGCAACCTGCGGCTGCACTCAGCTCGAATGGAACAGTTGCCAATGTGGCTTGCTTCGGCAATGCTTCGGGGGGTATCAACATTTCAGTTGCAGGTGGAACTGCGCCTTATGCCTTTGCTTGGAGCAATGGTAGTTCTTTGAAGGATTTGGCAAATGTTGCTGCGGGTAATTACTCTCTTACTGTTACAGATGCCAATAACTGTACTGCCGTACAAGCATTTACAGTTGCGCAACCAAAACAAGAACTTAAGAGTGTATCTTTTAAAACAGATGCTGATTGTTATGGAGTTCAATCCGGAAGTGCACAAATAAACGTAACCGGTGGAACACCTCCTTACTTTTACCGTTGGAGTAATGGTAATAACACCGATAATTCCAATCAACTCGCTGTTGGCAACTACTATGTTTCAGTATTTGATGCAAACGGTTGTACCGCACACAACACTATACAAATTCAACAACCGGATTCAATTTCAACTCATATTACTATTCAACATCCACTTTGCTCAGGCAGTAAAACAGGTGCCGCCACACTTACTGTATCGGGTGGTGTAGCACCATATTTTTATCAATGGAACAACAACCAAACCACCTCTGCCATACACCATATTGCAGCCGGAAATTACATTGTTACAGTTACCGATGCCAAAGGCTGCACACGCGCTGCAACTGCTGCTATACAAGCGCCCAACACCTTGATACTTGACTGGAATCTAACCAACAATATATGTGCAAACGAAAACAAAGGAAGCATCAATACGCTTACTTCTGGAGGTGTTCAACCATATAATTACACATGGAGCAATCAGCATAGCACACCAGTCATCTCAAACCTTGCTAATGGAAATTACACACTTACAGTTACCGATAAAAATGGATGTACTGCCACTAAGAGTGCTACTATTACATCTCCATCGCCAGTTGAAGTTGTACTAACAATTTCAGGAAGCAACTCTTGCCAAAGTAATCAAAATATTAGTGCAACCGCTTTAGCCAGCGGAGGAACAACCCCATTTAGTTATTTATGGCACAACGGATTCACCAATGCCACACTCAGCAATATTGCACCTAATTCTACCATACAAGTTATTGTAAAAGATAAAAATGGATGTATTGCACAGGCAGCAGATAGTGTTCGCATTGCATTACCATTGGAAGCCACTGTAGATTTAAAACAGATAGGCTGCCAACCAAATGCTACAGGATGGGCAGGTGTAAATGTACAAGGTGGAGCTGCGCCATACCGCTTTGCCTGGAGCAATGGCGGACGAAATGCAGAAATTCATCCTTCGCAAGCAGGTGTATATCATGTAACCGTTACCGATAAAAATGGATGTACCGCTTCCGCTTCCATTGCTATTTCAAAAGCCGATGGATTTACAATCAATACCATTGCAGCACAAACTATTACTCTGGGCGAAAGCATAGAACTTACTACAGTTTCTTCTAGCGATAATATTCAACATTGGAATTGGACACCAGACGATTTCAACTCCGGAATAGACTGCAACAGTTGCCAATCGCCCAATGTGCAACCTAAAAAAACTACCACTTACTTGGTTACGGCAATAGATGAAAATGGATGTATAGCCAACGACACTGTAACTATTTCAATTATTGCAGACCACACATTGTTTGTACCCAACACATTCTCGCCTAACAACGATGGATCTAACGATACCTGGGGCGTATTTGGAAATTTAGATGGTATAAAAGAGTTTGATTTAAAAATATTCAATCGTTGGGGCGAAAAAGTGTACGAAAGCAGCGATCCGCATTTCCAATGGAACGGAACTTACTTGGGCGTATTACAAGAACCCGGAGTTTTTGTTTACTATATGAAAGTAATTTTTGTAGATGGCTTAAAGCCGGAAGACGATGGCAAAGGCAGCATTACGCTCATTCGCTAA
- a CDS encoding purine-nucleoside phosphorylase, with protein sequence MENILEKIEATTSFIKKRISKDYHYGIILGSGLGNLSKEIDVHLQLPYSDIPNFPVSTVQGHSGALIFGELGGKNVIAMSGRLHYYEGYSMQEVVFPIRVMKFLGVTHLFISNASGGMNADFEVGDLMILRDHIYLQPEHPLRGKNEPTLGPRFPNMSVPYNRELINKGLEIALENNITCHTGVYVGVQGPTFETPAEYKMYHLIGGDAVGMSTTPEVVVARHMDMEVFAISVISDMGYPPEKADMVSHDFVLEKAKAAEPNMRKIIVELLRRI encoded by the coding sequence ATGGAAAACATTCTAGAAAAAATTGAAGCCACCACTTCATTCATAAAAAAGCGAATTTCAAAAGATTACCATTACGGTATTATTTTGGGTTCGGGATTGGGCAATCTTTCGAAAGAAATAGATGTGCATTTGCAATTGCCGTATAGCGATATTCCTAACTTTCCGGTTTCTACGGTGCAAGGGCACAGCGGAGCTTTAATTTTTGGCGAGCTGGGCGGTAAAAACGTAATTGCCATGAGTGGAAGATTACATTATTACGAAGGTTACTCTATGCAAGAAGTAGTGTTTCCTATTCGAGTAATGAAGTTTTTGGGCGTTACGCATTTGTTTATTTCAAACGCATCGGGCGGTATGAATGCCGATTTTGAAGTGGGCGATTTAATGATTTTGCGCGACCATATTTATTTGCAGCCGGAGCATCCGCTGCGAGGTAAGAACGAACCTACATTGGGGCCGCGTTTCCCAAACATGAGCGTGCCATACAACAGAGAGTTGATAAACAAGGGATTGGAAATTGCGTTGGAAAACAATATTACTTGCCACACCGGAGTGTATGTGGGTGTGCAAGGGCCTACCTTTGAAACTCCTGCCGAATATAAAATGTATCATTTAATTGGTGGCGATGCCGTGGGCATGAGCACCACACCGGAAGTGGTAGTGGCAAGGCACATGGATATGGAAGTGTTTGCCATTTCTGTAATTAGCGATATGGGTTATCCACCGGAAAAGGCCGATATGGTAAGCCACGATTTTGTATTGGAGAAGGCAAAAGCTGCCGAGCCCAACATGCGTAAAATTATTGTTGAATTGCTGCGTAGGATTTGA